GCCCACCGCGATGGCGAGCGCTGTCGGGTTCGGAGTCGTCGCCACGCCCCAGGGGATGAAGAGGTTACCGAGCAGCGTGAAGAAGATCAGCAGCTTGAGGGCGGCCGCCCACTCGATCAGGGCGAGGTAGCGGCCCGAGTACTCGAGCACCATGGCCTCGTGGATCATGGTCAATTCCAAGTGCGTGGCCGGGTTGTCGACCGGCAGCCGCCCCGTCTCGGCCAGCATCACGATGAACAGGGCCGCGAACGCCAGCAGATGGCCGGGACTCACCGCCGCCAGTGGATCGGCCATGGTCCGGCCGACGATCTGACCCAGGTTGGTCGATCCGGCGCCCAGCGCCAGCGCGAAGATGGCCAACGCCAGCGTCGGTTCCGCCAGTGCGGCCACGGTCATCTCGCGGCTCGAGCCCATGCCGCCGAAGGCCGAGCCCGGGTCGAGCCCGGCCAGGCCCAGAAAAAACGCGCCGAGGAGGAGCAGGTACACGACGACCAGAAGGTCACCGACCCCATCGAGAGGCAGGGGAACGGCCAGCAGCGGCACGAGAAAGCTCACCGCCACCGTGCTCGCGAACACGACGAACGGCGCGGCGCGGAAGATCCAGGACGCGTTCTCCGAGAGCACAACCTCCTTGTGGAAGAGCTTTCGGAGATCGCGGTAAGGCTGCCAGACGGGGGCCCCCCGCCGGTTCTGGAGGCGGGCCTTCATCCAGCGGATGAGGCCTACCAAGCCAGGGGCCAAGCCCAACGCGAGCAGAACCTGACCGGCCTCGAGCAGGTACACCATCATCGCGGCCAGCGCGCCACGACGAGCAGCACCACGAGGGCGATCGTCATGTAGGTGAGGTACAGGTGCAGCGAGCCTGCCTGGACCCGGCGCACCCGGCGAGCGGCCGCGCGCAGCAGCACGAGGATCGGCGCGTACAGGGCCTGCTCGAACCAGGGATGGATCTCGCTCCGGTACTCGATGGACTCCACGAAGTACCGGGACGCCGGGTGGAAGTCGATGGAGAGATGCTGTGTCGGCCGGTACAGTTCGGCGAAGACGCGCCGGAGCGGCTCGGCGAAGGCCGTGGCCGTGTACTCCATGCGCGCGGTTTGACCGATGCGGCCGCAGCCCCAAGTCTCACCCACCCGCAGACGCCTGTCCGCGAAGCCCCGGAGGCTTGCCAGGGTCAGACCGACGAGAAGCACCAACCCCAGGGCTACCAGCAGCGGCGACATCTGGCCGACGGCACCGGCCACGCGGAACGAGGTGCCCAGGCTGAACGCGACCGGGGCGAACGGGAGACCGCCGACGCCACCCAGGGTGCTCCCCAGCACCGGCACCACGAAGAACGGCGCCAGCCCGAGCGCCACGCACGCCAGGACGAGGCCTCCCATCCCGATCTGCATGGCGAGGGGCGCCTCCCGGGCCCGCGCCGCCTCCGCGGAGCGCGGAAGCGCGAGGAACGTGATGCCAAAGGCCTTCACGAAGCAGGCCACGGCGAGGCCACTCGTCAGCGCCAGCATGGCCACCGCGACGGGCATAACGACGGCGACCTCGGCCCGCGGGATGGTGGAGCCGCCCACGAGCGCCTGGAAGAGCAGCCACTCGGAGGCGAAGCCGTTGAGCGGGGGCAGCGCGGAAATCGCCGCCGCGCCGACGAGGAAGCAGACCGCCGTGCGCGGCAT
The Candidatus Methylomirabilota bacterium genome window above contains:
- a CDS encoding NADH-quinone oxidoreductase subunit H codes for the protein MMVYLLEAGQVLLALGLAPGLVGLIRWMKARLQNRRGAPVWQPYRDLRKLFHKEVVLSENASWIFRAAPFVVFASTVAVSFLVPLLAVPLPLDGVGDLLVVVYLLLLGAFFLGLAGLDPGSAFGGMGSSREMTVAALAEPTLALAIFALALGAGSTNLGQIVGRTMADPLAAVSPGHLLAFAALFIVMLAETGRLPVDNPATHLELTMIHEAMVLEYSGRYLALIEWAAALKLLIFFTLLGNLFIPWGVATTPNPTALAIAVGTLLAKLGILAAVVALFETRVAKLRLFRVPELLSVSFVLALLAVTSSFLLR